ttttatgcaagaaaaaaaaaattttaacctaTGACGtatgcctttgtttttttttccttttccttttcctttataaGCTTTTTTCTATGAATAACACAGTAcagtccacaatgaaaaagCTTATgcctttagtttatttttttttcctatagtttcttaatattaaatttttttatataattatcaggctttcatgacacggattccaGGTTTAATAgtttaacccagttgattcagattttttttctttttcttcattagttttttgcCTTCCTAtaggtatttttctttttgctttttcttttttaattaatccttttttaaaaaaaaaatctagttcattaatattaaatcttttttctatttagttatcacactttcatgacacgaatctcaggtttgacgggttaacctgatttggcgagttaacccagttaattcagattttttttcttttttctcattagtttttttctttctgttggttttttttctttgtttttttctttttaattaatctatttaattgtcacacttttatgacacgactttgcagccagacctacatccaaggctattgggtctggtattgcagccaaacccacttaaacttagatcattcaaatttaatgttattattaatattataaatattactcttaggttatgtgttgcagccaaacctaAGACTTTTtggtataactttacaaaaagacctaacacttttaaatcttagttttttttatattttttatgcaaaacaaattgacccgcggcatcgcacGGGTCGTGTAACTAGTCTATACCTATGACAGGTAGAATTTTGCATGGACAGCAACACGCAAACTTCACTTTCTAAGATATTTGAGCATAAGTTGCTGGTTTGGAGGAGAACAGGATTACAAAGAACTAACATGTTACAACTCTTGGGGGAGTCTAATGTGTGTAGTTTCAATAATCCTGCAAACAGACCGATCACATATTTTACTGAACAGCAACGCGAGGGAAAGAGCAAAaggagggagagggagggagagggagaagtGGCATGGAATGAAAACAATACATTTCCCAAATGGTGGGGAAAATAAAAGGGATTTCACCACTACCtacttaaataataataatggtttaCAGCAGGGAACCCAAGTAACCAAAAGCATCGACTTTTAGGTCCTTTTTGCTCGCATCCATTCTACAAAATTGTCCAAGATCAGGGGCCATGCAAGTTCCGGATCATAATTACTAAAGTCTGGAAAACTTATCTGTTAAAAGATTTGAAACTGTCAATAAAATGGGAGCATGAACTAGATAACAAGCCAAAACATTTATATGAACTGGTAACCAAGCAACTGCAGAGGTGTCAGTATCATATCACTAAGGATGAACAGAAATTTAGGCCAATGCCGAAATAAATCTTgctcttttcaatttttctccACCTTTCCTTGTAAATGGAATTATAATGTTAGTGCctaaacatgcatgcatgcatatgcattaccaaaatacaaaatcaataaaataccaTGAAAAGGATGGTAAAGGTGCTTGGATCACAAGACCTTAGTCTATAACTAGtcaattaaatataacaaaattaagaCGTTTGGAGTTATCGAGTGGAGAACAGGAAGTACCTCGTTGCAGAAACGGTAAAAGCCCATCCATTGATCCATGTTTATGACCTTATAATCACTCTGAATCTGCACTCACAGTGAAAGCATAGTTAATACGGGGCTGTAACAACTACCAAGAAACATACAAATAcatgcatataaaataaattggacATTTTCTTTCAGATCAAGCTGCCTAGATCACCTAGCACATCAAAAAGCaagttttcttctatttttcacttaaaaaaggaaaacaattaaGTTGCAAGATTGGCTTCAAAAAGTAAAACAGATGCAGAATCAAATAGCCCATCAATTCTAAAGTCTAGCTCATAAGCTAAAAGACCAGAGAGAAGCATAAACTGTTTATCATATAcgaaaagcataaataataaatgacCCTTGACATTTTATAAACAATGTCAATCAACAACTAGAATACAAACAGCAGCAAATTTcagaaacaaacatgaaaaatgtGGCCACTGACCTTTAGATACTCAATGAAATAATCAACCTGGGCTCGAAAATGGGATCCTAAAACAAGATCCAACAATTGGCAGATGCTCTCTATGTCTATACTCTTTTGTTTCTCCTCTGAAGAAAGCAAAGGGTGAAAGCAGCATTAATAAATGGGGAAACTGGGAAAGATAATGTTTCAGCATGTGACAACACGCCGCTGTAAACTCACAATACCTGTTAGGCAATATCGAAATGCATAGGTATAGAAATCCACAAAGTTTGTTGGCCTCTTAACCTTTTAGAGAAAGGGATAAAAGATCAGTAGCTTTTCAACCTTCTTTAGATGAGTTCCATTCGTTGagtacattaaaaaacatcaaaaagtaCACACAAGTACCCCAAACCACAAAGGGTCATACCTCCTTTTCTAGCTCCAGAAGcaccttttttaatttatttacagtATCAGCCCTCAGTGATTTCAGGCCCCTTCGCCACTCCTCCTATGAACATTAAGACATTCTAGTGAGAGGGAAGAAATGGACGAGCCAGTAATATCCCTAATTATGGAATATAATGTTGACAGTTTTGGGTATAAGATGATCAAcatgaagaaagagaaagaagatggAAGATATTTAAGAGCTTAAGATATATCCCAACACTTGTCTGTATGTATAATCTTCTAGATTGCACAATACATCATGCACCAATAGAAAACGACAAACCACAAAGCAAGATAAGCATCCACAGAGATAGAGAGTACGAAAATCCCAGGAAATTGTAATGAGCGACTGCATTGGCAactatttatatatgtgtgtgtgtaagcaTGTCTAAGCACCGAGTATTAACACTTtgcaatctttgtatttttgagtAAACACAGTTGCAAATAGAATCAAATTTTGTTGAAACTCTTAAATCATAGAATAATAAGTCATAAAAACTATCTAAGCATCTCCTTGAAtgctaaaatcaatttaaaaggcTGCTAATACAATGACATTATTGGATACTGGCAAAAAATGGTGAGCCAAAATTGAGAATCAAAGATAAAAGGTGGATAACAAATTCATTGAATAACATCAGAAATAGAAACAAGAATCAAAGCATAGATTAAGTAGAAATTGATGGGTATAGAAGACATGTTCCTTACCAGGGTAAAGTATCCCTGTTTTTCAGCTCTCATTTTCCTGGTACGTACAGCCCATCAGTTTCAACACATAATCTTACGGCCAAAAGTTAAGCAGTCTTTAATACCTTCTGGTCTAACTTACCAAGCTAGCATCAAGATTCTGACATCAGTATGATCCACCTCCATATCTGAACATAGAGTTTCAATTCCTTCTGGGCTGTACAAGTGAAATATGTTAAATATTAGAAATGaagtgaaaaatcttaaaatgataCATCTTAAATCATTCTTTCATATAACAGCTTAAGCATAAACTAAGAGTTCTGGTATTTTTCCCATCCTAATAAGACCGGCCAGAGAGACAGAAAGTTGAACTTCAAAATACAAAAGCAAAAATGTCGCATGCAAAAAGTATCATCAGAGAAAGTCCACCCACATGTGATCAAGTAACTGACAAACACATTATCTCCTTAACTTGAGAAACAACAGTCAATAGCAATTTAAATTAACACAACTGATATTATCAATAATGAAAAGCTAATAAACACTTCACTAATCAAACACAGTATTTTGATGGAGGAAACTTACTCAATAATACCAGAAGACCTGTTTGCGTACGAGTAAAATAGGTTATCGATTCGTTCCATCTCTTTTGAAGATGCTTTACTTGAGGCTAAAAAGACAAAGGTTTACCGGTTACAACGTAAATGCAATGTTAACCTAAACAAGCATAGCAATAAATTCAGAAACGAATTATGCTAAGATTCTGTAAAGGCAACCTCAAGCATGTTAGCTATTACATTTTAGATTCCATGTTTTCAATTAGTCCAAGAATTCCTCAGCTAAGTTTTTATCACAAATTCTTTTCATTGGCATAATCTTAGAAATAGTTGCTCCTCTTTCCTAACATCGTTTAATTCCTATTAGCTGTCACAAGCATTACCAAATGATCACATCCGTGAATTGTTTATTTGGTCTTCAATGTAcagaatttcaaaataattcaagtAATAGAATctgtaaaaaaatctaataaaaatgcTCCTATTTTTTCAAGCATCTATAGATAGCAAATGTTTATTCTATCTACAAacgtttgattttcttttcaagatgCTATAAGCAGGCCAATCTTGAGATTTTCTTCATGGAGATGCCAAAGATTTTGAACCTTCAGCCAAAACCAAGCAGGAACAAAAAGATTTCAACTTCTTGCTATAAAACCAAACATTTATGGCCTAGAATCGATTAGCAAGCGTTCAACCCAATATATATCTTTCCCCTACGATGAAGCAAAATTTAGCTTGATCAAGTAGTAGTAGTTATGTCGTTCGATTAAAGGTTTTTACTTCATAGAAACACCAACCCcctctatctttttatttttttcaggggAACCAAACCAgtatatcttattttttgttttatcactGAGGAGCCGTGAGAGATAAAAGTCTCATGCACGGTTTGAAAGTCTCCTTCTTACCatcttttacatatttttctcattttcagcACAAATTTCacatcttcattttttattttttttccatctaaacaacaaaaatcacaattaattaactaatacaAACTAATAAGTTCTCTATTGTTCTTCTTGCCAATCTAATAACTCAATTGAACCACCGAAAATAATAAATCACAATTAAACCAATTCCACACGTAAAAATCAGTTGATTTAaacatattagaaaaataaataagaaatcaaaacagaaaaaaaaaatcgagagaGAAGATACCGGAGCGAAAAAGATCCGTAGCTGAAAAAGTAATTGAAGCAGTGGTAGAATTCGATTGAACAGCCTTCTTCGATGCAGACCGACGCatcttcaattaaattaattaattaaaatggaaATTTATTTGTTAGAGAGAGAATAGGAGAATTAGAAatgtttttagagagagaaaagaaagatctAGCTTCTCCTtcgagaataataataaaaatgaaaaaaaaaatgataatatcgGTAAAAATTGAGAAACCTGAGGCAGGCAGCGAAAGGAAGCTTCTTGGTGGCTTTCTCTCTCTAATAGTTGGCTGATGCCTAGCGCCACTTTCTAGACACGGaaagttagagagagagagataatgaAATATGaatgaattattaattaaaaattggattttgagttttgagttCGCTGctcagattttaaaaaatatatatattaaaataatatttgtataatttatttttaatattagtatataaaaaaaaatttaaaaaaatataaaaaaatactgccAAACACAGcgaaaaacaacttaaaaaaaaaaatgtattgttgAGCTAAATTTTGATTGGTTAGAATTTTAAGGTATCACAGGTTGACTGACAGTACCATATTTTTACTTACGACCTCCTGAATTGAGTGGATGGATGAGTTGATGTCTTTCACGTGTGCGGTGTGCCTACccttaccttttttttaattactttctgaccattttattttattttgctaattatattatatcattatattaattaattattattaacattctAACAAAACACTAAAGGTAGTTTTTGGGATtctaaaatcattgtttttataaatatttttttatttaaaaatatatttaaaaaatattttttgacaaaatattttttgacaaaaacatataaaatgatttacaattataaaaaaaatatttaaaaaattcttaaaaataatttttgaaagccAAAACaaactctctaaaaaaaaaaagtgttttactATTCACTATCTCAGAAAGCATTATCCATTTAAGtagtgctttgttttttttaacttttttgtatctatatatattttttttaatttaaattttatctttcaatattttgtttgttaataattgagttttataatttattttgatatgttttctaTATCTTAACCTCATAATTTGGATTGCGTTTTGCAAGTTTGGTGagttaactcattttttttttcaatttcaatgctatccttcaacattttatttgttaGGAATTAGTTGATTTGTTAGAGATTGaccttcatgatttatttcgcctttcttttttattgatttttttttaatttcatcattcaacattttaatGATTGGGAATTAGGCTTTCTAATTTGTTgtggtttgctttctatgaggttatctcaatcttatgacTCAAGTTATATTTTTCACGGATTAACGCTAGTTGATTCATGTCATTTTTAGTCCtctttttagattgatttaaaaaaaaataataattcattcttcaatgttaagttggttgagaatcgtgtttcgtattttttttttatttactttatataaaaatgttttaatctCATTATCAGGGTCGCGGGTTTAGTAAGTTaacttgtgttatttttttgtttgctttctataaggttatcctTTTCTCATGACCCGTGTTGTGATTCTGACAAATAAACCTGATTCAAATCGAgttattttttgtgttctttttaattgaatgttttaTTGATCTCATCCttaaacattgagttgattgataattgaattttataattttttttattttctttataaggttatctcaaCCTCAAAACCTAGGTTGTTGGTTTTGGaggttaacttgggttgacttAGGttgatttttagattatttttttttcaatttcatccttcaacattgaattgattgagaattaggtttcataat
This genomic interval from Populus alba chromosome 1, ASM523922v2, whole genome shotgun sequence contains the following:
- the LOC118033992 gene encoding uncharacterized protein isoform X1 produces the protein MRRSASKKAVQSNSTTASITFSATDLFRSASSKASSKEMERIDNLFYSYANRSSGIIDPEGIETLCSDMEVDHTDVRILMLAWKMRAEKQGYFTLEEWRRGLKSLRADTVNKLKKVLLELEKEVKRPTNFVDFYTYAFRYCLTEEKQKSIDIESICQLLDLVLGSHFRAQVDYFIEYLKIQSDYKVINMDQWMGFYRFCNEISFPDFSNYDPELAWPLILDNFVEWMRAKRT
- the LOC118033992 gene encoding uncharacterized protein isoform X2, yielding MRRSASKKAVQSNSTTASITFSATDLFRSASSKASSKEMERIDNLFYSYANRSSGIIDPEGIETLCSDMEVDHTDVRILMLAWKMRAEKQGYFTLEEWRRGLKSLRADTVNKLKKVLLELEKEVKRPTNFVDFYTYAFRYCLTEEKQKSIDIESICQLLDLVLGSHFRAQVDYFIEYLKIQSDYKVINMDQWMGFYRFCNEVEKN